A single region of the Macrobrachium rosenbergii isolate ZJJX-2024 chromosome 5, ASM4041242v1, whole genome shotgun sequence genome encodes:
- the LOC136839070 gene encoding uncharacterized protein, with protein sequence MAAEIEGKEVPRISVHVENLQPQLTFAHNCRYSSPLLVSGNLHRSSSSSSSSPSASKDTRPGAMKLPVHITGGGVVSARNAPGLLLLLGFITGFQSVQGAPFPKDPSAQGNEFVPGLSHKWKRSTNTNAARGSRYLGFELVKLRLSGGYPFTLYIENGSIRTGIGREQNSVSCLKKHKFQLPLGGPGEKVILESGEGGAFLSVDAQRELGVQVDASGNIDAISQTDNRLFRVFMRPGERAARIKNLNTEMFLAFENSTFSAVPADHVASRNGLSAFEFYPC encoded by the exons ATGGCCGCTGAAATAGAGGGAAAAGAGGTACCTCGAATATCAGTGCATGTGGAAAATCT TCAGCCTCAGCTGACCTTTGCCCACAACTGCCGTTATTCAAGTCCGCTTCTGGTCTCTGGAAATCTGCATCgatcttcttcatcatcttcttcttctccgtcagCTTCGAAGGATACTAGACCTG GTGCTATGAAGCTCCCAGTTCACATTACCGGTGGAGGAGTGGTGTCGGCAAGGAACGCTCCCGGTCTTTTGCTTCTTCTTGGCTTTATCACCGG atttcaATCCGTCCAAGGAGCTCCATTTCCCAAG GATCCTTCGGCTCAAGGAAACGAGTTCGTCCCGGGTCTCAGCCACAAGTGGAAAA GGTCTACAAACACGAATGCCGCAAGAGGAAGTCGTTACCTGGGATTCGAACTGGTGAAACTCCGGCTGAGCGGTGGTTACCCGTTCACCCTGTACATAGAAAACGGATCCATCCGGACTGGAATTGGCCGAGAGCAGAATAGCGTCT CGtgcttaaaaaaacacaaatttcaacTGCCTCTGGGAGGTCCAGGAGAAAAGGTCATCTTGGAGTCTGGTGAAGGAGGCGCCTTCCTGAGCGTCGACGCCCAGCGGGAACTTGGGGTCCAG GTTGACGCGAGTGGAAATATTGACGCGATTTCCCAAACAGACAACAGGTTGTTCCGGGTCTTCATGAGACCAGGTGAAAGGGCGGCTCGGATCAAAAACTTAAACACAG AGATGTTCCTGGCTTTCGAGAACAGCACTTTTTCCGCAGTGCCTGCAGATCACGTCGCGTCCAGGAACGGCTTATCAGCGTTCGAATTCTACCCTTGCTAG